The Raphanus sativus cultivar WK10039 unplaced genomic scaffold, ASM80110v3 Scaffold1631, whole genome shotgun sequence genomic sequence atttgctaaaagaaaaactataagatctgttacaaataaaaatttatttctatgttaaaaaaaattcattttccaaaatttaacattatattaattaattatttttattattagggTCACATTTTTTAAAATGCTTTAGGCCACCAAAATGTTAGGATGGCACTGACGATTATAACCGgtaagaaggaaaaaaaaaacacaagatatTTGTTCTATGGTCCTTCTATCATCTATGATTATCATTAGGCAGTGAGCAAACCCCACATAGTCACAGAAATGAAACACATACAATATATGTGTTATCATCTATAATTAACAACTACAGATGCAAGTATGCAACCCCAAAAAGTCACATGCCACTCACTTGATTGAACACGCGGAATTGGACAAGAAAACAGATAAACAACTTTTTATGTATGAGGTTTCTAATAGTTCAGGtatctgttacaaaaaaaaaagaaatagttcAGGTATTTTGTAAGATAACGTCAATAAATATTTGTACGTGTACTTGATTGTTATCggaattgtttttattttcttgtttaacCGTCAACGTTTTCTACTGATGATTTTCAAAAGAGTTACGTAATGAACCACATTTACAAAAGAATGAGATTATAGCACAAGAAGCATAtaggaaaaacaaaacaaaacaagaaaagttGAAGTGAATTTTCGTATTTTACCCGTAAGTTGTGATTTCACGTTGACCATTATAGCTGCGTTAACAGAGAAGAACATTTTAGCTTAtgaaaaaaattccaaaatcttaTATAATCTACTCGCATATATACTTAGaaatttttacaatatttaacTCGGTAACTTGTTGGAATAATTTTTAGCTATTGTAAATATCATGGTCCATCATGGATAATAGTATCTGTGTTGAAATATTGGATCAACTGATTGTAAGATGTGACATTTTCGTCAGTGATATAAAACAAAGTTAGTGTATGAACCCATTCATAGATCTCTTTTTAAAATTGCTTAAAACCATTCATTATTTgtctttcaaagaaaaaaacatacattTATTTTCATGAATGTTGCACCAAATATTTTTGCTATTAACCCACCACACAAGAGAATATAAGAGTAACAATGTAAACAGTTATATGCTATCGATCCAATAGGTATTGACATGAATAAAAGCCCATATAATAATACTGTGGTGTGTAGCCCAGCCCATTTTGTACGCTTCTTCACAAAACATTTTGAGCTCTTCCCCCGAAAGCTCAGCAATGGCAGCGACTACTCGTCCATACGTTCTCCTCTCCTCCACAAGAGCTAGCCTTCATCTCCTTTTCCAGTCTCCAAAGAGACCCTTCGCTTCGTCTCTATCAACCCTCTCATCTCCCGCCGCCGGGAGAAGCTCCAGCTCCAGATGTTTAAGCGCCGTTTCGTCTCGCGGAGAgactcctcctccgccgccgtcGTCGGTTTTCGGCAGAGGAGTTTCTGGGTTTGGTGCCGTGGACATTCGCAGCCGTGGGTTCAGCATTAGATCCTCTCAAATCAACGATGCTGGGTCTGTCGATCAAACCCTTATGCAATCAATGGAGCTAAAGGttcgatttttaaaatctttgtgTGTGTTTCACTTTTTTTCGTGATTATGCTCAAGGTTAAATCGGAAGATTTAAATTGAATTTGATTGTATACTTAGCAACTGTTGTATCATATCTTGTTCATTGATGACTCTCACTCTTCTCAGTAGCTCAAATGAATCAGATTAGGTTGTGTGGTGTCAACTATAAGTTAAGATCATCAAATAGGCATCTGTTTTGTTTCTGTAAGTGTGAGTGGAGTTTGTCAAggggttgttttttttttttgctgtgcAGATCAAAGAACAGTTGAATGCAGAGTCTGTTTCTGTCAAGGATATGTCTGGTGATGGACGCCATGTTTGGTAAGTAATCTGCATAGCTTATGTTATATTCCCAATCCAtcggcttttttttttttttttcaatccaTCAGTTGTTGATCACATAACTATATAAGTAGTGTTTATTGAAGTTTGATAGATATAGAAACAAATTTCACATTTTGAGGTCACTTTTCCTTCATAGCTTGGTAAGTACGTCGATGATTAAGTTGCTCTGTATTGTGTGGAAAACAAAATCCGAAAAACAAAAGCTTCCAATTTAACCAGTAGCAGTGTAGCACTCATCTTTGCTTTGTCGAATCATCAAAGTTAGGGTTTTAAGATAGAACTTAATCCATCATCTGCTCTCTTGATGTTAAGCTTGAATTCATAAAATACACGGCAAGAATCTTACTTCTACTTGTCATATTAGATGATTATGACATGAGGATTGATTTAATGTATAAATGTATGTTTCTGTAGCATAAATGTGGTATCATCGGCTTTTGAAGGACAATCTGTAGTGAACAGACAAAGGATGGTCTACAAAGCCATTTGGGAGGAGCTTCAGAACGTTGTTCATGCCGTTGATCAAATGACAACAAAGACTCCTTCCgaagtttgaaactttttttcttcctgAACAATAACTATTATTTATTTGGACAAGctatttgtttttatcaaaaaaaaaaaaacgaatttgaAATAAAGTTTCTGGATGTTCTTTGCTGTTGTTAATAATATTCTAAGCATTTGAGTGATTCTCATGCAACAGTGGACAGTAGCTGGAGTTTATCTTTCTCCTTGTCAAAAAATTATTAGAGTTGTTCcaggttttgtttgttttttagcATCAGATACGTGATACAGCGGTTATAGAAGATTAAGGGATAGAAGATAAGAAGAACAAGAGATTGGGGTTtctagtgatgatgatgatgatgagatggAGAAGAcgagtaaaaaaattaaaaactaaaaagctGTTAGGGCTGGGGATTGAGAATCATGAATGTCTTGTTCATCGTtggaagaagacaaagaagaaagtGTGTGATGccaggaggaagaagacgaagattCATCTTCACTAGTACagataaatgaaatataattaaaatattctgTTTCTTATTTAGTTACTTTTGGGCAGTGCGCAGCTCTTGCTTTTGCTCTGTTTCTCCCTCCCCTGTTTCTGAGAAATCCTTTAGTTAATGATTAAAATACTCTgttttagttaatcatta encodes the following:
- the LOC108844603 gene encoding protein BOLA4, chloroplastic/mitochondrial, with protein sequence MAATTRPYVLLSSTRASLHLLFQSPKRPFASSLSTLSSPAAGRSSSSRCLSAVSSRGETPPPPPSSVFGRGVSGFGAVDIRSRGFSIRSSQINDAGSVDQTLMQSMELKIKEQLNAESVSVKDMSGDGRHVCINVVSSAFEGQSVVNRQRMVYKAIWEELQNVVHAVDQMTTKTPSEV